The genomic window AGCAGATCGTTCGTTTCCGCCTGAAGATCGTCATACGGCAGGGGCTCGTTGATCAAGGTCTGGGAAATCTGGGAAAGGTGATCGTAGAAGTCGTCGATTTGGAAGGCCGAGGGCTCGAGGCTGGTGGGCGAGGGGCGGGAGGAGGCGGCCCGACGATCCGCTGGGCAGGGCAGTTCGACGATGATTTGGGAAAGGCTTTTTAGAAGGTTCTGGATACGGCGGCTGGCGTGGAGGTGATGAAGATCGTCAGCCGCGGCGTAGACCATTTGCACGTCGAACTGGTAGGTGAAGGAACCTTCCACTCGGGAGGGAAGGTTGTGGGCTTCATCGATGATGAGAAAGGTGCGGGCCGGATCGAAGTCGTTTTGCTCGTCGAGCAGACGGGCGCTTTGAGGTGAGAAGAGGTAGGCGTAGTCGCCGATCCAGATGTCGCGAAAGCCGAGGCCGGCCCGCATGATTTCGTAGGGACAGATGCCGGTGGCTCTTCCCTCGGCTCTCACGGTTTCGAGATCCGCTTCGTCGTAGGAAAGCAAATACAGCCGCTGCAATCCGGAGCGTTTCCACTTTTCGTGCAGGTCGTTGAGGTAGGGGCAGGTGGCGCGCGAACAGCGAAACTCGGTATTGATGCAGTGCTCCTGCTTGTTGCGGATGTGCCAGAAGCTGGCGCTGGGAGAGGTGCGGGCTTGGAGAGTTGAAAGCTGGGATTGGCTCGAGGGCTCGAGCAGGGCTTTCAGCCGAGCGACCGCTTCGGTCTGGCCGGTGGTCTTGCTCGTGAGATACAGGACGCGATCGCTTTGGCCGCTGGCCAGTCGGCGGGTGGCGTATTCCCAGGCGACACCGGTTTTCCCGTAGCCGGTCGGGGCCTGCAGGAGCGCGATCTTTCCGTGTTCGAAGGCGTGGGCCAGGTCGCGCTGAATGGTTTCCTGTCCGGGGCGTGGCGATGGATAGGCGCTGCGAACGAGGAGGGAGCGCAGTCGGGCGAGGCGCTCCTGCTGGGACTCGAGGTAGTCGACGAAGGCGTCGAGCTGATCGACCAGCAACCCATCGTAGGAGGCGTCGAGGGTCAGGCTCTGCGTCAGGCCCGAGCCGATCTCTACGAGCAGGAGCTCGAGGTGGTATCGAGGCGTCGTCGGGAGCGGGCTTGGCTGGGACGGATCGCTCGGGGCGGCTTGGTCGCGGATCATCAGCTCGCGATAGGCGAGCAGCTGGATCGGGTAGTGCGGGTAGCGTTCGAGCAGTTCGTCGCGCTGCAGAGGCAGCGGCTGGGAGAGGGACTTGATCTCCCGCAGATGGGTGAGGGAGTCATCGCCTCGCTGTTCGCGCTTGAGCTGGTCGATGCGGCCGGACAGGCGGATTTCCCAGCTTCGCCACGAGAGGGCGCCGCTGATGGGAACTTCGTCCTGCATGTCTTCGCCCGCCTGTGCCGAGTCGGACTGGATTCTCTGGTGCCAGATGGTGCCGACCTGGGCCCTCCAGATCGCCGAAGCTCCGCCGAAGCCCGGTTTGGCGTACGGGGTGAAGCTCGAGAATTCGCCCACGCTGAGCGTGACGAGACGGTGTTCTGCGTCGATCTGCATCAAAAGGGCAAACCTTGAGCGTGCGCTCGGCGTTTGGAAACGAGAAAGTGCGCAGCGATCTCGGCGGTAGGCATCGACGGAGTGGCGGTCGGTAAAGATTTTGTTTTTTTGGCTGCGGCGCGGAAAGTTTTAGCTAGGCTGCTGTCACGTCGTTAAGTTGCTTACTATGAAAACCCTGACCGTTTGTTTCCTGGCTGCCGCTTCCGTTTGTTTCGCTCGAGCCTCCGACTATTCGGAGAGCGTGCTGACGGATTTGCAGGGCGTGGGGCTGGAGGTTCGCCAGCTCAATGTTCAATCGGAGGAGTTCGAGCTCGAATATGGCGCCGTGGAGGAGCACGCCCTACGAAAGCTGGAGGAGTTCGACGTGCGCCTGCTTTCGGCCATCGAGCTGGACGTGATGCCTGGGCAGCCCTACCTGGAGGTGGCGATCGACGTGGCCCACGCCCAAGGGCCAAGCCACCTCTTCGTGGTGAAGCTTGAACTGCGCGAGATGGCGAAACTGGATCGGCCCAAGGACCGGATCGTCTCGATGTCCGTGCCGACTTGGGAGCGAAAGATGATGGGAGTGGCCAATCGGCCGGAAGCGATTCTGGAGGCCTTGGATAGGCTGCTGCGCATCTTTTCGGACGAATACCACCTCATGAACCGCCCGGAGGAGTAGGCGCCGACCCAGCCGGGCTACTTCCGATATCTCAGCAAAATCGTGTTTTCGCCGAGCGTCTCCATGCTCGCTAGGCGAAATCGATTTTCCAACCGGCCGGTCGCAAGCGGCGTCCCGCTGCCGAACACCAGTGGTTCGAGAGTCAGCCAAAGCTCGTCCACCAGACCGCTGTCGAGAAACCGGGAATAGGTTTCGCCGCCGCCGAGCAAGGCGCAGCGCTGGCGTCCGCGAGCGGCGAGCTCCGCCAGGATCTCCGCAGGAGAGGCATTGGTGAACTCGATGAGGTCGGGCTTGGCCAGGTCGGCGTAGCGCTCGGGTTGGCGCGTCATGATTTTCCGCAGGTAGCGAGTGGATTTGGAGGCGGAGATACGCTCCTGCAAGGTCTGGAAGGTCGCCCGCCCCATGATCATGGAGTCGAAGTCCTTGAGAGCGGAGGCGAGGAAGGCCCGGTCCTCTGGGCTGCAGAAATCGGTGCCCGAGTGGTCGTGTTTGGCAATGAAGCCATCGAGAGACTGGGCGGCGATGAGGATGAGGCGGGTCATGGGAGCATTGGTGAACATTGGACTTATGAGGGGGGCGGGGCTGACGATACCTAGTTGAGCATTCCTGTGGTTAATACAATTGCCCCATCGGGCAAGCTTGCGCCATGCAGGAAGTGTTCCTCCTACGCTATGCCTGTTTCCCCTTCGCGTCCAACATCGTCCTCTATGCGTTACTCTCCGAGTAGATTTGTCGTTTTGCTCTGCTTATTCAGTACTGGGTTTTTGGCCTATGCGTTCTTAACTGCGGGAGACTATGGCTTAAGCTGGGACGAGCCTACTCGTTGGGAGTCGGGTGATCTAAAGCTAGACTACTATGAACGGCTGATTGGTTCGGAGGACAAATGGGCTGTCATGCGGTCGGCTCCGAACGATGTTTACCCAGGCTTCTACGACGTACCGCTCGCTTTGGCTCGCAGGAGCTTGGGGGTGGACGAGGTCCTGCTAAGCCGAATCTGGTGCTCTGTTTTCGCTTATTTCCTGTTGCTTGCGCCAGTGATCATGACGCGGCTTTTGCTTAAGCGCGGAAGTTCGCCGCTCGAAGGGAGGGGACGACAGGCCCTCGAGGACTTTGCACCGTTTGTGGCGGGGCTTGTTCTGCTCCTGATGCCCGAGTTGAATGGGCATCTGTTCATGAATCCGAAAGACGTGCCGTTTGCCGCGACCTATGCTTGGGGAGTGGTGGCGTTGCTTAGGGTCTTGCTGGACCTGCCCCGTTTGGCCTGGGGTAAAATCGCTTTGTTTGGCGTGCTGGCGGGATTTGCCATGGCGACGCGCCCTCCTGGGGTGGCGTTGTTCGGTTTTTTCGCTTTGTTCCTAGGAGCCTGGGTTGTGACGAGGGAAGTGAGGTCGGGGTTTTCTGGTTTGTGGAAAACGCTGCTCGGATTGGCGTTCAAGGGCGCCGTTGCTCTGGTCATCGCTTGGGCGACGCTGCTTCCGTTTTGGCCTAGGGCTCAGCGTTCGCTTCTCGCCCCGTTCACTTCGTCTACGGATGGCTTGGCTCGATTGCAGAACGTAGCAGCGGCTCAGCCGGTGTTGTATGGTGGTGAGTTTTTCAGCGCAAATGAAACGCCTTGGACCTATTCGCTTTGGATGTTCGCGATCAAGCAGCCGGAGTGGATCCTCTTGCTTCTAGGGGTTGGAGCATTCGCCGCAGTGTTCTCTTGGCGGAAGGCGTGGACTTATGTTGCGGAAGGGGACCGCTTTGCGTGGGGCGTTCTGCTCGTATTGGGAGCGGCAATCGTTCCGTGGGTCTTTGTCATCGTATCGGGAGCTTCGATACACAATGGGTTTCGTCACATGTTCTACGTGTTGCCGTTTGTCGCGGTAGCGGCGGCTCTTTCGCTGTGTTGGCTGATAAGCCGCAGTTCGTTTGTGGAGCGCTATCGATCGCTTCTTCTTGGCTTTGGTGGAGTGTTGGTCGCTTTTAACCTGTATGGGCTGGTGTCGCTTTATCCGTATCAGTATATCTACTACAACTCGCTGGTGGGTGGCGTTTCTGGCGCTTATGGCAGCTACGAAACCGACTACTGGTTCTTGGGCGCCGAGAGGGGATTTGAGATTGTGGAGGAGGATCGTGGAGATCGACAGGTGGCGGTGATGATGCTAGGGCCGCGGCGAGTCGCTCGATACTATCTTCGCGAGGGCATGGAGTTGGTCTCGGATTTGGCTGATGCGACCTACTATGTCGGACGGCCGATTCCGGATTTGATTCAAGCGGGAAGAGTCGTTGGGTCTGTCGAGCGGCGGGGGGTTCCCCTGCTCGTGGTGGTGGACCTCTCGGGGATCGGTATCCAGTAGGGATCGAGATTGGAGATTGATGGGCCCGCTTTTTTGCACGGGTAGCTGCCGTCCTTGGTTTCTCGGAAGATTCGCTAGGGCGCGTTGCGGTTAGCCTCCTTTTTCCGCTGCTACAGTCTCGTTTTGCCGATCAACTTGCTTGAGGTCGGTATTTGGAAAGTGGCTACATCGATTGGTGTTGATGCGTTCTTCAGGGGATCCGAAAGGAGAGCGATGTCCCGAAGGCGGCAATCCCGGTGCCCGTCTGTTCGCACGGGTGCTGACGCTATCGAGGGGCTGAGCGGCGATGGGGTTACGTCGAGCTATTGGTTGAGGGGCTTGTCGGTGGAGATCGAGGTGAAGCGTTGACGAAGGTGAGCTAGGGTGTCGCGGTAGGCTTGGATAGTGAGGTCGGTTGCTAGGGATTCGCTTGGAGAGGGAGTGGCGTTGGAGGAGACGATTTGGCCGGATCTTATATTGTCGGAAAAATCTCCGACGCGACGGACCCCGACGGTTTTGGTTACGTGGTAGGAGCTGGAAAGAGGAGAGGCGAGTTGGAGGACTTCGGTGAGTCGAGCTAGAGTGGTATCCGGATTTTGGATGAGCGACTCATAGGACAAGTGGGTCGCGGAATCGGGCGGAACAAGAAGGCTGATGCGTTTGAGGTCCATCAAGCGGCCGGCGAGGTAGGTGTTGGCGTAGTCGGTTTCCTGTCCTTTGTTTTCGTCGAACGTCTTGCACATAGCGACGATGCTTTTGGTGGTAGCATGAGGCTCACGCGTTAGGAAGAGAAAGTGAGGGTGGCAGATTCGGAAAGGACGAAGTGAATCCGTAATTTGTTTGTGGAGACACTTGTCCAGATAGATATTGATGCTCGGCTTGTAGGATCCGGTCGTGAGGCGGGTTCGACCGATAAGGCGAAGGATGGAAACGGGGGTGCGGTAGTCTATCCAAGCTTCGCCGAAGCCGATGACTTTAGGGTGGCTGCAAATTAGGTTTGCGAGAAGCGATGAGCCCGACCGGGTGTGGGAGAGGATGATGACAAGGCGCGGTTTTCCGTGGAGCAGAAAGTAGAAGGCGCCGAGCGACGTCTCGACCACGCCGCGGAGGAAGCTAGCGATGAGCGAAACGATTTTCATCGTGTCGGGAAAACGGTTTCCTTGAGCGTCATGATCGCCTTGTGAAGAGGGGAGGTGTGTCGGAGAAAGACCTGTTGAAAATAGAGTTCGTCCAGATGGCGGTCCGGTTCGAGCGATCTCGGGTGAACGAGAGGAAAATCCAGATCGCGAGCTGTGATTTCGAAGGAGCGGTCGGGATTGGTGGTGTGGGTGGCGTCGCTATCGAAGCCGATGTTTTCCACGAGATTTCGTTTTGGGATGAGAGTGCGACCTTGGCGGACGATTTTGGCGTAGAGCCATTGGAAATCCCAAGTATCGATCTTGCCCAGGTGGCAGTCTCGGAAATGTCGCATGCGAATGTGTTGCTCGACTTTGCTGGGAAAGTTTTGGGCGACGCGTCTACGGGTTTCGCAAGACGCGTAGCTGGCCATCGAGTAGTCGTAGTGTTTCCAGGCCCGTCGCCAGCTTGCCCATCCCCAGATGGGGCCGTGTCTTGACGGATAGTAGCTGTACTCGATGGGAGGCATTGATTGAATGAGGTTGCTGCCGGCGATTTGCATGACCGACTCGTCGTCCTGATAGCGAGAAAGCAGCTCTTCGCAAAAAGGAAAAAAGGAGGGGGCGGGAAGGCAATCGTCTTCCAGGATGATCGCCTGTTCAACCGATGAGAATAGATAGTCGAGCCCGCTGGATACCCGTCTGCCACAACCCATGTTCTCCTCTGCGTAGAGGCGATCGATTTGGCAAGGCCAGTCGAGGCGCGACTCTATGGCCTCGCGAACGTCGGCGACGCGTTGGGTGTCGGTGGGGTGCGTTTTGCGCGGCCCGTCGAGAACGACGAAAAGACGAGTCGGACGGGCCCGGCGGATCGCTTCGAAGACGCGTTTGGTTTGATCTGGCCGGTTGAAGGCGAAAAAGGCTACAGGTGTTTCTAGTCTAGACGCGGACATGATAGGATCGCGGGAGCCGTTATAGACGCGGTCGCACCGTTTTAAGTCGAAGACGCAGATTTGGGAATAGTAGACTGCGCAGGACAAGCAAGCCGAAGTCTCGGGTTCGAGCGAAGAGGAGAGGGCCCACCAGCGCGACGATCGCTTGCGAGACGACGGTCGACCAAGCGGCTCCCGCGATCCCATGAGACCGGATCCAGAACCAGTTTAGGACGATGTTGATAAGCGCTCCCAGAATGCTGATGGCGAGGGAGTGTCGGAGCAGGTTTTCAGCGAGAAAGTGTTGGGATCTGGATACGCCCACGAAAATGAAAATCAGACTCCAGACATGTATCCGAACGATGGGTGTGGTATCTGAATATTGGATACCAAGGAAAAAGGATACGACGGCGGGGGCTATGATAAAGATTCCGCAGGCGATCAAGAGGGCGAGAGCGAGGTTTGTTTCGATGAAGGAACCGTAGACTTTGCGGTAGCGCTGGGGGCTGTCTTCCTTCGCCGCCATGAGTGTGGAAAGAGCGCTTGTCGCGATAAAAGTCGGGATGAACGCCCAGATTTCACTGAACCGAAGAGCGGCGGAATAGATACCTACCGCGTCCGTACCGAGCAGCTCCTTGAGCATGATCTGGTCGATACGCATGTAAACGATGATAACGAATCCGGAGAGGGCTGCTGGCCAGGAGTCTGCCACGTATTTGCGGAAGCGGGCGAATCGCCACCTCAATCTATGGAAGGACCGTCCGCGGTGGTAGAGGTATGCGAGGCAGAGGGCGATGAGAATGGATTCCAGGCTCTCCACCGCTGCGAAGGCCCAGACTGGAGAGTCGATTAAGATGAGATAGAGTTTGAGTGAAGCTGAAATAGCGAAGCTCGAGAGTTGGGCGATCGCTACCGATTTCCCTTGTAGAACGTTTTGGAAGTACCCGCTGAGTGTAGTGTTCCAAGTGGCGAGAAGGGTGAAGGCGGCGAAGAACAGGGTGAGAGCTTCGTCTCCTGATTGAAAAAGGAACGCGAGCGCGCCGAGAAAAGCTGTTCCCGCCGCGCCAACGAGGAACTGTCCATAGATGGCGGTGCCTATTAGTTCGGGCTCGTTTTTGGGGTGTATGTTCAGCTCACGTCGAGCGATGGACTCGATGCCCAGGCTGCAGAGTATGTGACCGAGGGATACAATGGCGAAGGCGTAGGATAAGGTGCCGAAAAGATCGGTGCCTAGATTGCGAGCGACATATGCCGTTATGACGAAGCCCAATCCGATCCTGAGGAGTTTGCTCACGCCGAGGATGCTGACGTTTTTGACTATTCGGCTGATCGGATTGTCGGAAGGCGTCATGAGGAGGGAAGGGGAATAGGATCTTGTATTGTCCGAGCGACTCGCTTGGCAATGCTTCCTTGGTCGCGCTGCCTTCGGAAAAAAGTTTTGCTGCCGAGCGCAGAGTGGATGTTCATGGGGGCGACTGTTTTTCCCACCGATGCGAATCCTCATGCTCAACTACCATGCGAAGTCCGGGGGCGCGTCTGTCGCCATGAATCGCATCGCTGAGGGACTCGAAGAGGCGGGGATGACCGTAAAGATCGCCTCTCTCAACGGGACAACGACGAGAAGTGTGGGTCTGCCTGGGGCGGTGGCTCGTCGGATTCGCCTCTCGAGGCGCATGGAAAGCCTCGTTCTGCGGCTTGGCGGAGTGACGGGTGCGGCTGACCGTTCGTTCAACCTTTGGCGAACCGGTATTGGAGATTGGGTGCGAAATCTGGACTTCGATGTGGTCCACTTGCACTGGATCTGTCGCGGCATGGTTTCGTGGCAGGACCTGTCTGAGATAGGGAAACCGCTGGTGTGGACGTTCCATGATGGCTGGGCGATTGGGGATGGGCGGTTTTATCCATTCAGCGAAATGGACGCTTATTCGATTCCGAGCGATCGCGCTCAGCTGCTTCGAATGGCTTCGCGACGGTTTGCGCGACGAAGAGCCAGATGCCTTGAAAAGGTGAAGCCCGTTGTTGTAACTCCTTCGAAGTGGCTGGCCAGCGAGGTCGAGCGATTCGGGCGCTTCAAGGAAGCGGCGCGCTGCATCCACAATCCGCTCGATCGGTTTTGGGATGCGTCGAGAGCCGTCAAGGAAGCAGTCTCCACCCGAAGGTGGGTGGTGGGCGCTTCTGGATTTGACGTAGATCCTCGCAAGGGCGGTTTCCTGCTGCTTCAAGCGATTCGCAAAATGCAAGCGGAAGGTCGGTTTCCCGAGGACGTGCAGCTCGCTCTCTTCGGTGGGGGAGGCGTAGATACGCGCGGATTGCCAAACGGCATCCGTTGGCTCGGGAGCTTGAGTCACGAGCAGATTCGCAATGTGTTCGAGGAGTCGGAACTCTTCATCTGCCCAAGCCTGATAGACAATTTTCCGAACATGATCGCTGAAGCGCAAAGCTGTGGCTGCCCTGTTTTGGCGACTCCTGTAGGAGGTGTTCCGGAAATGGTCGAACGTGGCGCAAGCGGAGAGCTATCGCTATCCGCTAGCGCGGAATCGATAGAAGCAGCAATGCTGCAGTGGGAAAGCGAGTGGCGTTTTCAGTACCGAAAAAACGCAGTGAAGGCGTTCGCTAAGAAGCGATACGATGTTGCGGAATCCGTTCGGCTCCACCAGGAAGCGTACGAGATGGCGGGAAGAGACGGAAGAGCATGATCCAAGTATCAGTGATCACCGCGGCGTACGAATCGCTGGATACCTTGCCTAGGACCGTGGACAGCGTGAAAGGGCAGTCCGGGGTATCTGTTGAGCACATTGTCGTGGATGGGGGTTCGTCGGACGGAACTCAAGATTGGCTGGATAAAGCCCTGCCGCGGGACAGTTGGATATCGGAGAAAGACGAAGGTATCGGGGATGCCATGAACAAGGGCGCTCGCCTGGCGCGTGGGAAGTGGCTGCTTTTTTTGCAGGCTGACGATCGGCTGATTTCGCGCGATTGCCTGGCGAAGGCCCTTGAAGCCTGGGATGGCGTGTCGGATGTCGTTTCTTCCCCAATCCGCTTCGAGTCGGGCCGTCTGCTTCGTCCTCGCGTTGATCGAGCCTATTATCGGTATTTCAAGCAGGGAGTGCCTCATCAAGGGGCTTTGATCCAACGCAAGGCCTTCGCCAGAGTGGGCGAGTACGACGCTCGATTTCGCGTGACGATGGACTTCGACTGGTTTTTGCGGGCCCATTGGCTCGGTTTGACCTTTCAGGTCTTGCCGGAACCGCTTTGCATGATGAGCGAAGCCGGGGTCAGCTCGCTCGCTGACTGGAACTCGCTCAGGCATCGTTTTTCGGAGGAACGACTTTCCCGAAGGCTGCGTGCTCCCAGCCGTTTTTGGAAGGGGCTCTATGGAATCTACGGCGTGGCCTATGCCGGGTTTCGCTATGTTTGGCATCGATTGGGCGCCCAATGAAACTAGGAGTTATCATGAAACGGTTCTACACGAACCGCGATTTGATTGGGGATCGCTACGGACGCATGTTCCATCTGCCTCGAGTTTTGGTGGAACGAGGCTGGGAAGTGCAGGTGTTTTGCCCCGATTTCCACACCCGCGAGGCGTTTTCGCGAGAAGTAGAGGGAATCGTGTTCCAATCGCTACCAGCTAGGCTTGCGGGAGCCTGGACTAAGGGCAGGGCGTGGAAGGATTTCGAGCCTGACATCTGGCTTGCTTCGGGGCAGTTGATCGCCGCTCGTCAGGCTAGGCAAGTTGCAAGGACGCAGGGCGTGCCTTGGGCAGTCGACTTTTACGACTACTATCCAGCGTTTTTTCCGAAGTGGGCCCGTTCCTGGGCGGATGCGTGGTCTCATCGACTTATGGCGTCGGCGAGCGGCGTGATCGTGGCAAGTCGTTCCTTAGGAGATTGGGCCGCTCGTTCGAATTCCAATGTGTTGCGCCTCCCGAATGGCATCGATCAAAGCCTCTTTCACCCGCGACCCAAGTTTGAAGCGCTCAAGGCCTTGGGACTGGACCCTCGCAAGGCATGGGTCGGCTACTTCGG from Pelagicoccus sp. SDUM812003 includes these protein-coding regions:
- a CDS encoding dihydrofolate reductase family protein — its product is MTRLILIAAQSLDGFIAKHDHSGTDFCSPEDRAFLASALKDFDSMIMGRATFQTLQERISASKSTRYLRKIMTRQPERYADLAKPDLIEFTNASPAEILAELAARGRQRCALLGGGETYSRFLDSGLVDELWLTLEPLVFGSGTPLATGRLENRFRLASMETLGENTILLRYRK
- a CDS encoding helicase C-terminal domain-containing protein translates to MQIDAEHRLVTLSVGEFSSFTPYAKPGFGGASAIWRAQVGTIWHQRIQSDSAQAGEDMQDEVPISGALSWRSWEIRLSGRIDQLKREQRGDDSLTHLREIKSLSQPLPLQRDELLERYPHYPIQLLAYRELMIRDQAAPSDPSQPSPLPTTPRYHLELLLVEIGSGLTQSLTLDASYDGLLVDQLDAFVDYLESQQERLARLRSLLVRSAYPSPRPGQETIQRDLAHAFEHGKIALLQAPTGYGKTGVAWEYATRRLASGQSDRVLYLTSKTTGQTEAVARLKALLEPSSQSQLSTLQARTSPSASFWHIRNKQEHCINTEFRCSRATCPYLNDLHEKWKRSGLQRLYLLSYDEADLETVRAEGRATGICPYEIMRAGLGFRDIWIGDYAYLFSPQSARLLDEQNDFDPARTFLIIDEAHNLPSRVEGSFTYQFDVQMVYAAADDLHHLHASRRIQNLLKSLSQIIVELPCPADRRAASSRPSPTSLEPSAFQIDDFYDHLSQISQTLINEPLPYDDLQAETNDLLFLLSAAQASRQRGELRHQLWSPAAGAARLECIDSSRYIASQLSRYDGVLALSATFGPLDSYLSEIGLSDHRVLTDLQTPNTKEAEPIFHLNPPAPWRNDAYDIAIDLRVDTRYKQRGSHLETTADTIAKAAQAASPVVVFFPSYAYAKQALDALQVKHPFVRSELQPRAAGTLAERNAYLEQAIAFNDALFLILGSSYAEGIDSLGGKAGCAIVVSPALPEMNYLQETKRQHYESQGRNGFERAYLEPGIQKVNQALGRLVRAPEHKVKAILHCQRFAEPKTRSLLDPLYQSRAYLHTDADLENWLESKSSGGPEG
- a CDS encoding glycosyltransferase, with the protein product MRILMLNYHAKSGGASVAMNRIAEGLEEAGMTVKIASLNGTTTRSVGLPGAVARRIRLSRRMESLVLRLGGVTGAADRSFNLWRTGIGDWVRNLDFDVVHLHWICRGMVSWQDLSEIGKPLVWTFHDGWAIGDGRFYPFSEMDAYSIPSDRAQLLRMASRRFARRRARCLEKVKPVVVTPSKWLASEVERFGRFKEAARCIHNPLDRFWDASRAVKEAVSTRRWVVGASGFDVDPRKGGFLLLQAIRKMQAEGRFPEDVQLALFGGGGVDTRGLPNGIRWLGSLSHEQIRNVFEESELFICPSLIDNFPNMIAEAQSCGCPVLATPVGGVPEMVERGASGELSLSASAESIEAAMLQWESEWRFQYRKNAVKAFAKKRYDVAESVRLHQEAYEMAGRDGRA
- a CDS encoding glycosyltransferase family 4 protein is translated as MKRFYTNRDLIGDRYGRMFHLPRVLVERGWEVQVFCPDFHTREAFSREVEGIVFQSLPARLAGAWTKGRAWKDFEPDIWLASGQLIAARQARQVARTQGVPWAVDFYDYYPAFFPKWARSWADAWSHRLMASASGVIVASRSLGDWAARSNSNVLRLPNGIDQSLFHPRPKFEALKALGLDPRKAWVGYFGSLNPEHGLRETVEAIASLRSRGLDVGLVCAGRSNRLDLIEGVGAKWLGMLPQEKLAEAICACDCALAPYPDSDQIHFSNSCRLTEYVACSVPVVATRVGDHGQLLPENHPGWANPGDSESLADAIERQLHQAMLVSPPTSLDWSALGAKLDSFLTEVVKGRRAARRGSDTA
- a CDS encoding flippase, with translation MTPSDNPISRIVKNVSILGVSKLLRIGLGFVITAYVARNLGTDLFGTLSYAFAIVSLGHILCSLGIESIARRELNIHPKNEPELIGTAIYGQFLVGAAGTAFLGALAFLFQSGDEALTLFFAAFTLLATWNTTLSGYFQNVLQGKSVAIAQLSSFAISASLKLYLILIDSPVWAFAAVESLESILIALCLAYLYHRGRSFHRLRWRFARFRKYVADSWPAALSGFVIIVYMRIDQIMLKELLGTDAVGIYSAALRFSEIWAFIPTFIATSALSTLMAAKEDSPQRYRKVYGSFIETNLALALLIACGIFIIAPAVVSFFLGIQYSDTTPIVRIHVWSLIFIFVGVSRSQHFLAENLLRHSLAISILGALINIVLNWFWIRSHGIAGAAWSTVVSQAIVALVGPLLFARTRDFGLLVLRSLLFPNLRLRLKTVRPRL
- a CDS encoding glycosyltransferase family 2 protein codes for the protein MIQVSVITAAYESLDTLPRTVDSVKGQSGVSVEHIVVDGGSSDGTQDWLDKALPRDSWISEKDEGIGDAMNKGARLARGKWLLFLQADDRLISRDCLAKALEAWDGVSDVVSSPIRFESGRLLRPRVDRAYYRYFKQGVPHQGALIQRKAFARVGEYDARFRVTMDFDWFLRAHWLGLTFQVLPEPLCMMSEAGVSSLADWNSLRHRFSEERLSRRLRAPSRFWKGLYGIYGVAYAGFRYVWHRLGAQ
- a CDS encoding sulfotransferase; this encodes MKIVSLIASFLRGVVETSLGAFYFLLHGKPRLVIILSHTRSGSSLLANLICSHPKVIGFGEAWIDYRTPVSILRLIGRTRLTTGSYKPSINIYLDKCLHKQITDSLRPFRICHPHFLFLTREPHATTKSIVAMCKTFDENKGQETDYANTYLAGRLMDLKRISLLVPPDSATHLSYESLIQNPDTTLARLTEVLQLASPLSSSYHVTKTVGVRRVGDFSDNIRSGQIVSSNATPSPSESLATDLTIQAYRDTLAHLRQRFTSISTDKPLNQ